A portion of the Corynebacterium rouxii genome contains these proteins:
- a CDS encoding Ig-like domain-containing protein, producing the protein MKPLHHAITVATAIAITLSGIHTASATETNTVPSADTEAPKPVETVTSDVDCSVSAAWGLYKFNQKSNFSAEFEIPKSVKAGTGFDALIKIKDISVSNDNLSGYKNAKLTKSSIRINVGKNVKLDGNQPGLSLSNGVLSINDHLQASLEGKSLRISAAPITVHLQALTEGTLTFVPEKTILTNTASVDGYTANTTCTTNTDKPFATVKVDPADGLTITAPESASIKQDVQITATVPEKLNEKMDGKVQFFVDHIAAGDPVPVTEDNKASTSIIFDTSGSKSITARFIDAEGYNPVPDGETIIPVVMELDTKKPEDTDSYTGLINGSATSLLNPVKVMPGEKVSVSASLLPNKVPIRVYEIGINAPEDVKYIDGTGKTNYSSKLATTGSVFNSPGSGYYDPEWKNESKKPNESYRGFHSDTSYSVVDTSPQTVSAEFEIPETLAPGIYMFQMGVYKYSNSLKDLVSIPETAFEIAGPDLPALPERKIKPQPEEAPEASDGSSTAKLVKSPWFWTGIIGAVAGIAALVYKFFFAPR; encoded by the coding sequence GTGAAGCCTTTACATCATGCGATTACCGTCGCAACAGCCATCGCTATCACATTGTCCGGCATACACACCGCCAGCGCTACAGAAACGAATACAGTACCTTCCGCAGATACAGAAGCACCCAAACCCGTGGAAACGGTTACATCAGACGTAGACTGTTCAGTTTCTGCAGCTTGGGGACTCTACAAATTCAATCAAAAATCAAATTTCAGTGCAGAATTCGAAATACCAAAATCTGTTAAAGCCGGCACAGGTTTTGACGCGCTCATTAAAATTAAAGACATATCCGTAAGTAATGACAATTTAAGCGGATATAAAAACGCTAAGCTGACCAAAAGCAGTATTCGAATTAACGTTGGAAAAAATGTCAAACTTGATGGAAATCAACCAGGACTTTCTCTTTCAAATGGTGTCCTGTCAATCAACGACCATCTACAAGCGTCGCTTGAAGGTAAATCATTAAGAATCTCCGCTGCTCCAATTACGGTCCACCTTCAAGCATTAACAGAAGGCACTCTGACATTCGTCCCTGAAAAGACAATTCTGACAAATACAGCGTCTGTAGATGGATACACTGCCAATACAACCTGTACAACTAACACAGACAAACCATTCGCAACTGTCAAAGTTGATCCTGCAGACGGTTTGACTATAACCGCACCTGAAAGCGCATCCATTAAACAAGATGTACAAATAACCGCAACTGTTCCAGAGAAATTAAACGAAAAAATGGATGGGAAAGTCCAATTTTTTGTTGATCATATTGCGGCCGGTGATCCTGTTCCAGTGACCGAAGACAATAAAGCTTCCACTTCTATTATTTTTGATACCAGTGGGTCAAAATCAATTACTGCACGATTCATTGACGCCGAAGGATACAATCCAGTTCCAGATGGCGAAACAATCATTCCTGTGGTAATGGAGCTCGATACAAAGAAGCCTGAAGATACCGATTCCTACACCGGTTTGATTAACGGATCCGCTACCTCACTCCTCAATCCAGTTAAAGTAATGCCTGGGGAAAAGGTTTCGGTATCTGCTTCACTCCTTCCAAATAAGGTTCCAATCCGTGTTTATGAAATCGGTATCAATGCACCAGAAGACGTCAAATACATCGATGGAACAGGAAAAACTAACTATTCATCAAAACTAGCTACTACTGGTTCAGTCTTCAACTCTCCGGGCAGTGGGTATTACGACCCAGAATGGAAGAATGAAAGTAAAAAACCAAATGAAAGTTACCGAGGCTTCCACAGCGATACTTCCTATTCTGTCGTAGATACCTCGCCCCAGACCGTGTCAGCTGAGTTTGAGATTCCAGAGACTCTTGCACCAGGTATTTATATGTTCCAAATGGGCGTGTATAAGTACAGCAATAGCCTTAAAGACTTAGTCAGCATCCCTGAAACAGCTTTCGAAATTGCCGGCCCTGATTTGCCTGCTCTCCCTGAGCGCAAAATCAAACCTCAACCAGAGGAAGCACCTGAAGCTTCCGATGGATCTTCGACCGCCAAGCTGGTTAAATCCCCATGGTTCTGGACAGGAATTATCGGCGCAGTAGCAGGCATTGCAGCTCTCGTTTATAAATTCTTCTTCGCCCCTAGGTAG